The Streptomyces cyaneogriseus subsp. noncyanogenus region CGTCGTAGGAGATGCTGCGGTGGTGGATGAAGTGGCCGCCGGGCAGGCGCTGTTCGCACAGCTCGCGGTACTCGCGCGTCTGCAGGATGAGGTAGTGCCATATCTCGTCGATGTCCTGCTCGACGGGGAGGAAGAGGCCGCCGAGCCGGTCGGGGTGGCGGGAGACGAGGTAGAGGTAGCGCAGGCACTCGCGGACCTGGTGCCGGACGACGGCCTCGGACGGGGCGTGGGGCTTGGCCGTGAAGTGCCGCACCACTTCGTCGTGCAGGCCGGGACCGAGCAACTCCTCGGCGGTGGGCGGCGGTTCGGTGGTGGTGCCGGCGGGGGCGGGGGTGGGGGCTCCGGAGGCGGGCATGGGGCTCCTGTCGGTGAGGGGCGCCGGGCGGGCGGCACGGGCGGGGCCGGGGCGGGTGGGGCGCCGGGGGCGGCCGGGCGGGTCAGGACGGGCCGGGTGCGGTGGTCAGCCAGGCGTATTTGCCGGAGCGCCCGACGGGGATGCCGGTGCGGTGCTCCACCCGGCAGGCACGCCCGGTCAGCTCGCTGACGGAGGCGGCCAGTTCGGCCCTTTCGCGGGGGTCCGGCAACGCGTCGTCGAAGGTCGTGTACGCCAGCCGGCACTCGTTGTCGCCGGTGAGGTGCAGTTGGTGCAGGAAGACGCGGCCGCAGGCGTCGGCGACGCGGGCGTCGAGGTCGGCCTGGGAGACGGGTCCCCTGGGGGTGGGCAGCAGTTCCTTCTCCCGTCCGCAGAAGGAGACGATCCGCTCCGGGTCGGTGCTGTCGTCGCGGGTGCGGACGCAGTCGCCGGAGCGGTAGCGCACCAGCGGCATGTACGGGTTGCGGACACTGGTGACGATGAGGCTGTGGATGCCGCTGCCCGGTTCCACCGGGATCAGCTCCACGCTCATGTCCTCCAGGTGGGGCCGGTAGCGGCCTTCGGCGTCGCTGTAGAAGAGGTAGCCGAGTTCGGTGCTGCCGAAGAGGTCGATCACGGGGCAGCCGAAGTGGGCGCGCAGGTAGGCGCGGACGTTCAGCGGCGTGTACTCGTAGGCGTGGACGATGCCGGCGGGGCGCGGGAAGCCGTCCCACAGGCCCCATGAGGAGACTTTGCGGACCAGGTGCGCCAGGTGATAGCCGGAGCAGTCCAGCAGGTAGGCGCCGCCGGGGTGGGCCGCGGCCGCGTCCCGGATCTCGGCGAGCATGCGCTCGACCTCGCCGCGGTCCCATCCGGCGGGGTCCAGGCGGCGGTTGAGGTACAGCGTGCGGTCGTCCAGCCAGCGTTCGCCGGGGGTGGCGCCGGGCCTGCGGGCGTTCACCCGGGCCACGTGCTCGGTGGCGAGGACGGTGGTCAGGGAGACCCGCCGGGCGCCTTGGTGCCACAGGGCGCCGAGATCGGGGTGCTCGCTCCACAGGCGGTAGTAGGAGCGGAGCAGGAAGTAGGGCGGCCGGATGAGCTGCATACGGGCGTGGTTGGTGCCGGTGGACAGCACGAACTCGGCTTCTCCCGCCTCCAGTGCGCGGGCCAGCTCGGGAGTCATCCAGTTGCCGGGGAAGCCCTGGGCGATCTGTGGCTTCTCCAGGATGGGGAAGTGGCCGCGCTCGAGGAAAGGGCGGTAGATCGGGATGTCGCGCACCTTGTCCAGGACGTCGGCACTCGGCTGGGCGTTCACGAGGGCTCTCCGGGCGGGGTCGACGGCGAGGGAGTGAGCGGGGGCGTGCCGGCGCGGTGTCGGCCACGCCGGCACGCGGGTGTCAGCGGGTCAGGAGATGCAGCCGCTCTTGGGGGCGGTGCTGATACAGCCGCTCTTGGGCGTGGCGCTGATGCACCCGTCCTTGGCGGCCTGGGCGGAGTTGGCGGCGACCCACCTGCGCCACACGGACTCCTGCGTCATGCGCTTGATGAGCTGCTCCATGGCGAAACCTCCAAAACTGGAAGGGATCGGGCGTTTGCTCGGGAAAGGACGGGTTTATGACGGTCACCCATCGCCCTTGAAGGTAAAGAGATGGTCAATCAAGAGTCAAGGGGAGGCTGATCGATTGTCCTGAACCCACACCTGCGAGGCGTGGATCCGCACCACCGGTGTCCCGGCGGCCGAGCGCACCCTCGGAGCCGGGCCGGCGGGCCCGGCACGGAGGGCGGGCCCGTGCGGCCGGGGGCGGTTGTCGCTGCTCGTTCCGGCCGCTACCGGGGCTCGCCCGCCCCCGCGGTGATGAAGCCCGACTCGTACGCCGTGATCACGGCCTGGACGCGGTCGCGGGCGCCGAGTTTGGCCAGCACCGCGCTCACGTGCGTCTTCACCGTCTCGGTGCCCAGGTGCAGTGCGGCGGCGATCTCCGCGTTCGTCAGGCCGCGGGCGAGGAACCGCAGCACCTGGCCCTCGCGTTCGGTGAGCGCGGCCCGCTCCAGGGTTCGCCGCGCCGTCTCGTTGCCGTGCGCGGCGGCCAGGGAGCGCAGCTTGGGCGGGAAGAGCAGCGACTCGCCCTCGGCGACGATCCGCACCGCGTGCACGATCTCGGCGGGCCGGGCGCGCTTGAGCAGGAATCCGTCGGCACCGGCGCGCAGCGCCCCGTAGACGTACTCGTCCTCCTCGAAGGTGGTGATGACGAGGATCCTGGGCGGGTCGGGGACCGTCCGCAGCACGGCCCGGGTGGCCTCGATGCCGTCCATCAGCGGCATGCGTACGTCCATGGCGACGACGTCCGGCCTCGTCCGGGCCACCAGGGGGATGACGGCCGCGCCGTCGGCCGCCTCGCCGACGACCTCGATGTCGGGCTGCGCCTCCAGGATGGCGCGCAGCCCGGCGCGTACGAGCGCGTCGTCGTCGACGAGCAGGACGGTGATCGGCACGCCGGTCACTGTAGTGGCAGGGTGACGTGCACCCGCCACATCCCGTCGCGCGGTCCGTAGGCGGCGGCGCCGCCGAGCAGGACGGCCCGCTCGCGCAGCCCGCGCAGCCCGGAGCCGCCGCCGCGGTGTCCGGCGGGCTGGGCCGGCTGGTTGTTGCGCACCTCCATCTCCAGCCGGCCGTCGAGGACTTCGATGCGCACGGTGGCCGGGACCGAGCCTGCGTGCCGCAGCACGTTGGTGAGGCACTCCTGCAGCATGCGGTAGCCCTCGCGGGAGACCGGTCCGGGCACGGCGCCGAGGTCCCCTTCGATCCGGGTGGTCACCTGGGCCCCGGCCCCGCGCGCCGACTCCACCAGCCGCCCGGCGTGCGCGAGCGTGGGCCGCTGCGCCGCCGCGCCGGAGTTCTCGCGCAACAGCCCGAGCACCCGGTCCAGTTCGGACAGCGCCTCGCGCCCGGTGTCCTCGATGGCGGCCAGTGCCCGGTCGGTGAACTGCGGTGTCCCGGCCGCGCGCGCCGCGCCCGCCTGCACCACGGCGATGGTGAGCGCGTGCCCGATGGTGTCGTGCAGTTCGCGGGCGAGCCGGGTGCGCTCCAGCAGCCGCTCGGTGCGCTCTTCCAGTTCCGCCAGCCGCTCCGCCGGGGAGGGGCCGAGCAGCCGGGGCGCCAGGCCGGCCATCAGGGCGCCCGATCCCCGTACGACGGCGGCCAGCGCGGCGGCGGCCGCCGGGGCCAGCAGCGGGTACCACCACTGCCACCGCCCGGACAGCGGCATGGGCGCGGGCCCGAAGGGCGGCCACAGGGACGGCATCACCAGGCCCAGTGTCAGGACGGCACCGTTGAACGTGGCCGCGGTGACCGCGAAGCCGAGCCACAGGCGCAGGGTCAGCCAGACGAAGACCCGCCACCGGTCGGCCCACGAGGCCGAGGGCGAACCGGCGATCTCGGGCGCCGGGTGCTCCTGCGGTGCCTGCGGTCCGGGGTA contains the following coding sequences:
- a CDS encoding response regulator transcription factor produces the protein MPITVLLVDDDALVRAGLRAILEAQPDIEVVGEAADGAAVIPLVARTRPDVVAMDVRMPLMDGIEATRAVLRTVPDPPRILVITTFEEDEYVYGALRAGADGFLLKRARPAEIVHAVRIVAEGESLLFPPKLRSLAAAHGNETARRTLERAALTEREGQVLRFLARGLTNAEIAAALHLGTETVKTHVSAVLAKLGARDRVQAVITAYESGFITAGAGEPR
- a CDS encoding sensor histidine kinase; the encoded protein is MKRLHRLLEPMSRAVTYTRWLHLFMGAVAAVVTGGVFPGLEGTGAGRWLLLPFLPLPLLALAALVPGTRVAETMQARLLLYPGPQAPQEHPAPEIAGSPSASWADRWRVFVWLTLRLWLGFAVTAATFNGAVLTLGLVMPSLWPPFGPAPMPLSGRWQWWYPLLAPAAAAALAAVVRGSGALMAGLAPRLLGPSPAERLAELEERTERLLERTRLARELHDTIGHALTIAVVQAGAARAAGTPQFTDRALAAIEDTGREALSELDRVLGLLRENSGAAAQRPTLAHAGRLVESARGAGAQVTTRIEGDLGAVPGPVSREGYRMLQECLTNVLRHAGSVPATVRIEVLDGRLEMEVRNNQPAQPAGHRGGGSGLRGLRERAVLLGGAAAYGPRDGMWRVHVTLPLQ